One window of Gloeothece citriformis PCC 7424 genomic DNA carries:
- a CDS encoding ArsR/SmtB family transcription factor, which produces MSNKLLVKSNPELLTPVAEYFKVLSEVSRLQILSCLKEREMNVTELTEATGLGQANLSKHLKVLTQAGILTRQPQGVSAYYSISDPMIFELCDLVCQRISERIQQQAEYFKSLF; this is translated from the coding sequence ATGTCCAACAAACTTCTCGTCAAATCTAACCCAGAACTACTTACCCCCGTTGCTGAATACTTTAAAGTTCTTTCCGAAGTGAGTCGTCTGCAAATTCTCAGTTGTTTAAAAGAAAGAGAAATGAATGTCACCGAACTTACAGAAGCAACAGGGTTAGGACAAGCTAACTTATCAAAACACCTGAAAGTCTTAACTCAAGCCGGTATTCTTACCCGTCAACCCCAAGGAGTTAGCGCCTATTACTCTATTAGTGATCCAATGATTTTTGAATTGTGTGACTTAGTTTGTCAACGCATTAGTGAACGAATACAACAACAAGCAGAATACTTTAAATCTCTTTTTTAA
- a CDS encoding GUN4 domain-containing protein: MNQDEKYSQLEQRITELENQVKTLSQLLPLVEQISTLEKIQNNFTLIEDVDRYSPLRNLLAAGDFKGADRETARVLLEKSGEDRDSLTPDDVRKFSCNTIRVIDRLWRNYSQDCFGFSIQIQIYLEEGGTRESLIAQDINQLMKFGDRVGWRINNQWQTGTYDQWDFSVAAPKGCFPAIWWSSPYGAKMVNFFFVRLLECKI, from the coding sequence ATGAATCAAGACGAAAAGTACAGCCAACTAGAGCAACGGATTACAGAACTAGAAAATCAAGTAAAAACCTTAAGTCAACTATTACCCCTAGTAGAACAGATTTCAACCCTAGAAAAAATCCAAAATAACTTTACTCTAATAGAAGATGTCGATCGCTATTCCCCTTTACGAAACTTATTAGCAGCAGGAGACTTTAAAGGGGCAGATAGAGAAACCGCCAGAGTGTTACTCGAAAAATCAGGAGAAGATAGAGACTCCTTAACCCCCGATGATGTTCGCAAATTTTCCTGTAATACCATACGAGTAATTGACCGTCTTTGGAGAAATTATAGTCAAGATTGCTTTGGATTTAGTATTCAGATTCAAATATATTTAGAAGAAGGAGGAACTCGTGAAAGTTTAATCGCCCAAGACATCAATCAATTAATGAAATTTGGCGATCGCGTCGGGTGGCGTATTAACAACCAATGGCAAACCGGTACTTATGATCAATGGGATTTTAGCGTAGCAGCGCCGAAAGGATGTTTTCCCGCTATTTGGTGGAGTTCACCCTATGGGGCAAAAATGGTTAACTTCTTCTTTGTTCGCCTATTAGAATGTAAAATTTAG
- a CDS encoding AI-2E family transporter, whose product MTQKSQLSPLFLLLLAGASFVIIVAGIKSAASILNSFFLASLIAIATVPLLQWLTRKRLPGWLALLITILGVVGAGLTLIAFLGISISQLLQLLPTYEVKIQDFKDVLKEMLAARGIKASQVLSLDIFSPSRLIGSIAQFLLAVIQALSNSLLLVFLVAFMLIEASGFSNKLHQNLIDNNRVFNQFNAFSRDIRSYIIITTWTGAITAVADFLILAFFGVDLAALWGVLFFLLNFIPAVGFLLAIIPPFLLGFLKLGTHQAFLIVFFCWLVDNIVDKGIKPRYMQQGLDLSPLIIILSVIFWSWVLGPTGAILAVPLTLMIKKVILESSEEGRFLGVLMGAGNPVKIETLPESKPEDKP is encoded by the coding sequence ATGACTCAAAAGTCTCAATTATCCCCTCTATTTCTTCTCCTGCTTGCTGGTGCTTCTTTTGTCATCATTGTAGCGGGAATTAAATCGGCTGCGTCTATTCTTAATTCGTTTTTTTTGGCTTCTTTAATTGCGATCGCTACTGTTCCCTTATTACAATGGTTAACTCGTAAACGTTTACCGGGTTGGTTAGCTTTATTAATCACTATTTTAGGTGTTGTGGGGGCCGGACTGACTTTAATTGCTTTTTTGGGAATTTCTATTTCTCAGTTATTACAACTTTTGCCGACTTATGAAGTTAAAATACAAGATTTTAAAGATGTTTTAAAAGAGATGTTAGCGGCTAGGGGAATTAAAGCGAGTCAAGTGCTTTCTCTGGATATCTTTTCTCCAAGTCGGTTAATTGGCAGTATTGCTCAATTTCTCCTGGCTGTGATTCAAGCGTTAAGTAACTCTTTGTTACTGGTTTTTTTGGTCGCTTTTATGTTAATTGAGGCGAGTGGTTTTTCTAATAAATTACACCAAAATTTAATTGACAATAATAGAGTTTTTAATCAATTTAATGCCTTTAGTCGAGATATTAGAAGTTATATTATCATTACGACTTGGACAGGAGCAATTACAGCCGTTGCTGATTTTTTAATATTAGCCTTTTTCGGAGTTGATTTGGCGGCTTTATGGGGAGTCTTGTTTTTTTTACTCAATTTTATTCCGGCGGTAGGATTTCTTTTGGCTATAATTCCTCCTTTTTTATTAGGGTTTTTAAAGTTAGGAACTCATCAAGCTTTTTTAATCGTTTTTTTCTGTTGGCTAGTGGATAATATTGTCGATAAAGGAATTAAGCCGCGTTATATGCAGCAAGGGTTAGATTTATCTCCTTTAATCATTATTCTTTCTGTGATTTTTTGGAGTTGGGTGTTAGGGCCAACGGGTGCTATTTTAGCTGTTCCTTTAACATTAATGATTAAAAAAGTGATTTTAGAAAGTTCTGAAGAAGGTCGGTTTTTAGGGGTTTTAATGGGGGCAGGAAATCCGGTAAAAATTGAAACCCTTCCAGAGTCAAAACCAGAGGATAAACCTTAA
- a CDS encoding SDR family NAD(P)-dependent oxidoreductase, with protein MTNLNQAVILLTGATGGFGQEFTRQLLKQNSRLILSDREENKLLEQTQNIQQEITTGEIIACLVADLSSPQGCQSLYNQVKTLNIPIDILINNAGIALYGRTDEVPTQKWEELMQINLLAPMRLTSLIIPDMITRQKGHIVNISSVAGWIALPGMTHYATSKYGLRGFSEGLAAETKAYNIKVSAVYPFFSRTPILQSPRYGTLAQEVQDISSDIATDPAQIIAQTLKGIRENRANIFPDAMGKRIQFLKRYSPDLLHWIVERISNKIKKHDYQ; from the coding sequence ATGACCAACTTAAATCAAGCCGTAATCCTTCTAACCGGAGCAACCGGAGGATTTGGACAAGAATTTACCCGACAACTCTTAAAACAAAATAGTAGACTAATCTTAAGCGATCGAGAAGAAAACAAATTACTCGAACAAACCCAAAACATCCAACAAGAAATAACCACAGGAGAAATCATCGCTTGTCTAGTCGCCGATTTATCTTCCCCCCAAGGATGCCAAAGCCTCTATAATCAAGTAAAAACCCTCAACATACCCATTGATATATTAATCAACAACGCAGGAATCGCACTATACGGACGCACCGACGAAGTTCCGACGCAAAAATGGGAAGAACTAATGCAAATCAACCTATTAGCCCCCATGCGTTTAACTAGCTTAATTATCCCCGACATGATCACTCGTCAGAAAGGGCACATTGTTAACATTTCCTCCGTTGCCGGTTGGATAGCCCTCCCTGGTATGACACATTATGCCACCAGTAAATATGGATTGCGAGGATTTAGCGAAGGACTAGCCGCAGAAACCAAAGCTTATAATATTAAAGTAAGTGCAGTCTATCCCTTTTTCAGCCGGACTCCTATCCTTCAATCCCCACGATATGGAACACTAGCCCAAGAAGTTCAAGACATATCCTCAGACATAGCCACCGATCCAGCCCAAATTATAGCTCAAACCCTCAAAGGAATTCGGGAAAATCGAGCCAATATATTTCCCGATGCAATGGGTAAAAGAATCCAATTTCTCAAACGATACTCCCCAGACTTATTACACTGGATAGTTGAAAGAATAAGTAACAAGATAAAAAAACATGATTATCAATAA